Genomic DNA from Mycobacteroides chelonae CCUG 47445:
CGAATCTTCTTGGTGAATCCGACGATCTCCGAGCTCGACGGTCAGAGGGTCTACCCGAGTCTTGCGGCGCTGCCGGAGACACCCGACCTCGTCGATGTGTTCCGCCGCCGCGAGGAATTGGCGGGCATCACCCAAGAGGCCATCGACATCGGTGCACGCACACTCTGGTTCCAGCTCGATCTCGTCGATATCGACGCCGCGAACAAGGCCACCGATGCTGGGTTGCAGGTTGTCATGGACCGCTGTACCGAAATCGAATTCGCTCGTATCAGTTCGCGTTAGCCCCTGGGCGGCCGCGCGCCGATCCGGTCGATCGGTGCGATGTTGTCCACGAGCCAGCGGCCATCACGTTTGGCAAGGGTCATCCGCAGCGCCAGCACCGACTCTTCGGGTTGCGTTTTTGCGGCAACGCTCGTGCGTCGCACCAGGGCGGCGGTCACGGCGTCTTCGGGTCCGAGGGCTTCGATACCCACCGAGATGATCTCACCCTGCTGCGAGATTCCCTTGGCCTTGAGCTCGGCAGTAGCCCTGTCGAAGTCACGCGTGAAGGATTGCCCCTGTCCTTCCGTCATATGCTCGGTGGCCTTGCGCACGTACGAATCCGGACTACCCGGGGCGAAATTCACCACCGCCTCGGCCACCGCCGCGACGACGCCGGTCACGGACGCGCGGTCCGCGTTCCCCTCGCGGTCGGGAATCGTCCAATGCCGGTATCCCACGACCGCAACCGACAGCACCGAAATCGTGGCCAGTGCGACGATCCCGGTACGCAGGGCCGGTCCGTCATCGTCGGTGCCGACGGTCACCGAATCACGTCGGGCCAGATAGGCGTTCACGGCCAACCCTTGAGCGATAAGCAGACATGATGCCGTGCACACCACCACCCACCAGGTGGGCCAGCGCAGTATCACGCCAAGCTCGACAATCGCCAGCATCGTCACGAACGGCACCAATAGGTCAAAGATGATGACCCGCAGTACATTACGGCTCATCGCAGCAGCTCCAGACCAGTGACCAGCAACTGGTCCCCAACCTTGGACACCGCAAGCCGGAGGTGCCATTGATTGATCTTCGGGGCGGCATTGGCATCGCGCGTCACGGACGTGGCCACCACCATGACGCGATCCACCCGCTCCACGGAAGGCAGGCCGATGTCCTCATCGGGAATTCTCGCGCCGACCCTGTCCATGGCCACCGCATCGATCTCTCCCGCCGCGTCGGCATCGACCGTTCGCGCGAGCTTCACGACGCCCGCGAGCATCTCCCCCAGATGATCACTCAGCTGCCCAGCAGTACCGTCCTGCAGCATCTGCACACTGGAGTCGACATTGCCCTTCTTCATGTTGATCAAGGTGTTGACCCAGGTCACCGCGGTATCAAGCACGCGGGAGTCGTAGCGGTCGCGGGCCGCTTGGCTGCGATGGCCGGCGACGATGAAGACCGAAAGCACCAGAGCGACAACCGTGATCGCGCCAAGAACGGCCGACAGCACGCCGTACCGGGAGACGACGGGTCCGTCTGCACTGCCTTGGCTGGTCGCCGGGGCCTCTTTGCTCACGGGCCTCACCCTAGCGACCCATGCCACCATGGACGGGTGACGACAGAATCCGTGCTGCCAAAATCCGGTATCGACCTGAGCTACCGCGACGAATCCATCCGCCCGCAGGATGACCTGTTCGGCCACGTCAATGGGCGCTG
This window encodes:
- a CDS encoding CoA-binding protein, which codes for MWTAPDDTAIAEILLATKTIAIVGVSANPDRPSHGVYRYLATHSPYRIFLVNPTISELDGQRVYPSLAALPETPDLVDVFRRREELAGITQEAIDIGARTLWFQLDLVDIDAANKATDAGLQVVMDRCTEIEFARISSR